The sequence ACGAGCGTTTTCAGCGCGAATACCCCGATGCCGCCAAACGTGCCTCAGTAAACCATATTGCTTCGTACTTGTTAATGACACCGGAATCGCTAAGCAGGGTGCGTGCCGGCAAGTTATAGCCGACAATTGCTCCACTCCCGCCAAACGAAATTCCACAAAACGAACTGATGTGCTGATTTTCAAAAAAATAGTACTGCCTTTATTAGGCTTGTTTCTGCTGTATCGTGCCGTTGATTTATTGCGCGATCTTTCGGCTCATACACCGGCTGATTACTCACACGCCGAAACATTTGTTTTGGCATTTTTACTCACCGCGTTTATTACCGGAGTGTTTGCCCTGCCGGGTTTTGTTTTTTCAACAAATGCATTGCTCCCCAACCGCTACTACCGGATTAAGAGTAACGGCCGACTTCAAAAATCATATCGGTTGATGGGACTTAAATATTACCGTTTTCTGCTGATCGTATTTTTTTGGGGACAGAAGAAAAACCGCCGGAAATATTTCGATGGTACACGTATGGGTTTGGAAAACCTTGACTACCAAAGTCGTCAGTCGGAATTTGGCCACCTCGGAGCTTTTATTCTTATCGTTATTGCTTCTGTTTACCTGTTAACACTTGGCTATTTTCTTATGGTTACTACAGCAATGCTTATTAATGTAATTGGCAATTTATATCCCGTTATTCTGCAACGTCATCATCGTATGCGTGTTGAAAGGTTGATGCTAAAAATCGGGTAGATCTCAGAAGTTTTAGTAATATTATACCACTTTTCATTGCGCCATCGGTGCTAAAAATTTACGGAATAAATGATACAAATCAGAGAAGCTCAACCAGAAGACGCCGGAATTATTCTGGAATGTATTAAGGGCCTTGCCTTGCATGTTGATCAGGTAGATATGGTAACTGCCACCGAGCAAGATATTCGGGATTCGGTTTTTGCACCCGACACGCATGTGAAGGTTTTTGTTGCTGAAAACGAAGACAAAAAAGTTTGCGGGTTCACGCTGATTTTTAAATCCTTCTCCACTTTTAAAGCGGCTACCAACTACCACATCGAAGACCTTTTTGTTTTTCCGGAATACCGTAAACTGGGCATTGGCGCCATGCTGATGAAACACCTGAAAACCTTTGCCAAAAGCGAAGGAGCAAAAGTAATCGACTGGTACGTAAACAACCGCAACCTAAGCGCCATGGACTTTTACGACCGGATTGGCGCCAAAAAACTCGATTACAAAACCATCTATTACCTGGAGGTATAATAATCTACAATTTTAATTTGCGAAGCGTATGATTCCCCATTTCCACAAAATAGAGGTAACCGTTGTAAACACAAATTCCACGGGGATTACTGAGTAACGATTCCAACGGTTCTTGCTCCGTAAATCCTTCTTCTCCTGTTCCTGCAAGTGTTATCACCTGGCCGTCGGGTGTTATTTTTCGGATGCAGTGATTATAAGTGTCGGAGAAATAAATGGTTCCGTCCGACGCCGCAAATAGTTCCGTAGGCACGTTCAGAATTGCCTCTTCTCTTGTCCCATCAACAAGTCCTTTGCGATGGTTGGTTCCCGTCAGGGTTGTTACCATCCCCTCAGGCGTAATTTTACGGATACTGTTGTTATTGGCATCGGCCACAAAAATATTGTCGTTGCCATCGATGGCCAGTCCACAAGGTGAGTCAAAACGTGCTGTTGTATCAGCACCATCTTTCCAGTCGTTAACCACCAGCTCGCCACGATTACCACCTCCGGCAAAAGTAGTTACCATTCCATCGGGCGATATTTTGCGGATGCGGTGGTTCCAGCAATCGGCTACAAAAATGTTTCCTTTGGAATCGATACAAACACCACGTGGTGAACTAAAAAGCGCTTCACCGGCTGGTCCATCCTGATAGCCTTCTTCGCCGGTTCCTGCAATGGTTGTCACTTCGCCCCCGTGAGTAATTTTTCGAACATTCTGCCCGCCAAATCCGGCCACATACAAGTTACCGTTTTTATCAAAACACACTCCGGAAGGACTGTTAAACTCAGCACTTTTAAGTTGACCATCAGCGGCTCCCGGCTTTTCAGTTCCGGCATAAAGGTTTACTTCTCCATCGGAAGTTACGCGGCTGATACAATGGTTACCCACATCGGCAATAAAAAAGTTGCCGTTACCGTCGGTACACATGCCAAAAGGTTCTACCAGCAAAGTGGTATCTGAAACTCCGGCAACGGTTGTTAACACTGGTTTGGTCTGCTGCGTACAGGCTCCCAAACACAGGATTAGAGATAGAAACAAAAGTGCTTTCATGCGGATGGTCTTCGTTTTGTATTTCACAATAAAAATAAAAGATGTGGCTGTTTTAGAAGGGAAGTTGGCCGGATATTTTATTTTTTGCCGGGTATTTTAATATGACTTTTGTTGGCCTGGAGAAGAAAGACGAAGCATTTATATCGAAAGGAGTACTTCTTCACTACAATTTATAGGCTTTTTATTTCTTCATCGATGTTGTCTACTTAGTTTCTTATGCTTTTTACCTATATATTAATGCTTTCAAACTATTATTAGATGTTTTTAACGCCGTTTTCGACTTTAATAACATCGTATTCATTGTTTTATACGTACCTATTTATGTTTTTTACTTACCTTTAAAGGAATATAACATATACTTTATACTTATGGAGAAGAATTTTGTACTTCCGATTGTAAAAAAAGTAATGAAAAACAGAAACATTACAGGTGCCGACATTGCCCGTGCATTTAATTTACACCCGACTTCGGTTAATGGCATGCTACACCGGCCTACCATGCAGGTGCAAAAGCTTGCCGACCTTAGTGATTTTATGCAATACAACTTCTTTCGCGAACTGGCCACGAAATTTCCCTATGCGGAACCTGATTGCGCCGATCAGGAGCTTGTAGAAGAAAATAATAAGCTGCAAAACAGGGTAAAAGAACTGGAGTTGGAAGTAAATATACTTCGACAAACTATTCGCGACCTTGCCGGTAAGTAAAACTACTCTATATTATTCATTTTCAATCGCAATGCAAAAACATTATATTTAATGCAATAAAACCAAAATTGCCGAATACATTGAATACGATTCTTGCAAAAATCAAAATCGCCCCGCTTTCCGACGTTAACAAGAATATTATAAAAGCAGTGCAGCAGTGCAAGCTAATAAGATATATGTTGTACTGCAACATACACATACGTTAGCACCAATTCTAAAAAACTAAATATGAGACGACTACACTTATTCTTAATTTTAATAATTTTAAATTCGACTTTTGTTTATTCGCAAGACAAACAAGATTCTGACTGGCAATATTTAGGACAGGAACCACCAGGTTTACATCCGGAGATTTTTGCTCCTGGTATTATATCAGGAAACGGAAGGTTACATTGTTTCCCTTCTTTTTCTGCTGATGGGAAGGAAGTTGTATGGATGACATTACCACCAAAATTACTTTACGTTAACTACGATGAAACATGGAGTGAACCCAGGGAATTACCATTCACTAAAAATTACAGATGTATGTTCCCTGTTCATAGTTACGATAATAACCGCCTATATTTCGCATCAAATAATATTCCTGGGGGTGCTGGTAATATTGATATATGGTACGTTGAAAAAACGGATACTAATTATTCCGAACCAATAAATTTAGGATTACCAATTAATACAATAGAAGCAGAGAATCAACCTGTATTTACAAAATCAGGTAACATATACTACACAGGATTTGTACAAGGAAAAAGATGGGATAGAGGAATTTTATATTCAAAATTTGAAAGTGGTGAGTATTTAACACCTCAAATACTGAATGAAAACATTAATATTATTGACACAAATGCAATTGATTATACTCCTTTTATTTCTAAGGACGAATCATATCTACTTTTTTGCTCAAACAGACAAAATATTGAAAATGAAGATTGCCGAATATACATTAGTTTTAGAGAAAACACTGGTAATTGGGGCAACCCGATAAATATAAATGAAATAATCGGATTTGATTTTGATAGCAGAGACCCATATATCTCACCAGACGAGAAATATCTGTTCTTTAGTAGTGGAGAGAATATTTATTGGATGAGTTCAAAGATAATTGATATAATTAAAAACAATAAAAACGGCAGCTAACACAGAAGATATTGCAGGGCGGGTTGGGTAGTACGCCAACTGCGCCTTGAGGCTTCGGGGCTCGCATCACAGTTCACTGTCCTTCTGACAGGAACACGCTCCGAAATCCGCTCCGACAACATGTGCCAATCGTTAGTCAAACCACATGTCGTGTAAATGTCGTGTTAGTGCAGTTGTAAGTTACCGGAATCAGTGAGACATTTGAAGTGATAAAAAAAACAAAATGGAAACAGGAATACTTATTAAAGATCTACGAATTAAAAAAGGTATGACCCAGGAAGAACTGGCCGATAAAACCGAAGTCAGTACACGTACCATTCAGCGTATCGAAAACGGGCAGGTAGATCCACGTGCGTACACACTTCAAATGATTGCCAAAGCACTGGATGTTGACTACAGCGTTTTTACGGCTAACGAAACAAGCGAAAGCGATGAAACTGAAAAACAAGACAACACCTGGTTAGGATTTTTACATTTAAGTGGCATTCTTCCGCTGGTGTTTCCAACCGTATTAATGTGGCAGGCGAAAAAAGATAAAACAAAAGCAATGAAAAACCACTACCGTTCGGTCATCAGCTTTCAAGTCATGATTTGTGGAATTCTTGTGGGTTGCCTGTGGGTATTCTGGAAAACAAATCTCCTGACACCGCTAATTGGGGTGCTATTCGCCAACGCCCTCCTATCAATTACAAATACCGTTAAAGTTATGAATGGCGACAAATACATTACTACACCATTTAGTAAAAGTGAATAGCAAGGCTGAGAAATTTTTCTAAAAAAATATTCCAAAACAAAAAAGTCCCGCCAATGGCAGGACTTTTATTGTAAGCAATATAATAACTATACTAGTTTTACATTTACTGCGTTAAGACCTTTACGGCCTTCTTCTAAGTCAAAAGTTACTTCGTCGTTTTCCTGGATTTCGTCTTTACATCCGCTTACGTGTACGAAATACTCTTTTGTTGATTCTGCATCTTTAATGAATCCAAATCCTTTTGTGTCATTAAAGAATTTTACTGTTCCTTTATTCATATTATTTAAAAAAAATTATTGGGCGCAAGCTACAACTATTTCTCAAACAAACAATCAGGTTTTTTTAATTGTGCCTGTTTTTTTAGATTAAAATGTCAATAATTAGGCAGGTCAAGTAAAAAATCCCCCCTAAGCCTTTGTTCTGATAATATATTACCAACAATATAAAAAACAATGAATCAGCTAATTCAATTGCACATCTATAGCTTGTGCAGCGGTTTTTCCGGCACCCATTGCCAGAATTACGGTTGCAGCTCCGGTCACTACGTCGCCACCGGCATATACATTTCCAAGACTGGTTTTCATGGTTTGCTCGTCAACAATAATTCCACCCCATGAATGCAAATCAAGCCCTTTGGTACTTTGCGTAATTAACGGGTTTGGCGATTGCCCAACGGCAATTACAACCTTATTTACATCGAGCATAAAAGTTTCTCCTTCAACCGGCACCGGTCTTCTTCGTCCCGATGCATCGGGTTCACCCAATTCCATTTGCTGATTTTCGATTGCACTTACCCAACCGGAGCCATTATCATGAATCTTTACCGGATTGGCAAGCAACTTAAACTGAATACCTTCTTCTTTTGCATGTTCAATTTCTTCAGCTCGTGCCGGAAGTTCATCTTCACCGCGTCGGTAGATGATGTAAACTTCTTCGGCTCCTAAACGCAGTGCTGTTCGGCAGGCATCCATTGCAACGTTACCACCACCAACAACGGCTACTTTATCACCCTTCTGAACCGGGCTTGGCGTTTCGCGTTTAAATGATTCCATTAAATTCACACGGGTCAGAAATTCGTTAGCCGAATAAACACCATTCAGGTTTTCTCCTTCCACATTCAGGAATCGTGGCAATCCTGCTCCGGTAGAAATAAATATGGCTTCAAAACCATCTTCGTTCAAATCTTCAACGGTTAGCGATTTCCCAACGATTACGTTTTTTTCAATCTTAACGCCCATCTTTTTTATGGAGTCGATTTCTTCCCGCACAATTTGTTTTGGCAACCTGAATTCGGGAATACCATACATCAACACTCCTCCGGGTGTATGAAGTGCCTCGAAAACAACCACTTCATGACCTTTTTTTGCCAGCTCACCAGCACAGGCAATTCCGGCAGGACCGGCACCAATTACAGCCACTTTTCTACCCGAGTTGTGCTCCGGAAGTTCTTCCCCAAATTTATGATCGCGTGCATAATCGGCAATAAAACGTTCCAATCGGCCAATAGCCACAGGTTCATCTTTTTTACTACGTACACAAATTGCCTCGCACTGGTTTTCCTGCGGACACACGCGGCCACAAACTGCTGGCAGGCTATTATATGATTTTATGCTTTTGTAAGCTTCCTGAAAATCGCCTTGTGCAATATGTCCAATAAACTCAGGGATGTTCACATTTACCGGGCAGCCACTTACACACGAAGGTCGTTTACACTGGATGCAACGTTTGGCCTCGTTTATGGCCTCTTCCTCGGTGTACCCCATCGCCACCTCTCCAAACGATTTACTTCTTTCAATTGGATCAAGCTCCTGCATCGGTGTTTTTGCAGGCTGCATATTAACCTTGCCCTTCATTTGTGGGGCTATTGGAGCTGCACTTTTAGCTGCTTTATTATTTTCACCCGACAAACCAATTCTGCAGTTGTGCCCTTTTTCCTGCTCCTTATACATTCCCTGGCGACTTGTAATTTCATCGAAATCAACTTCATAACCATTAAAATCGGGACCATCAACACAGGCAAATTTTGTTTTTCCGGCAATCGTAACACGGCAACCTCCACACATTCCCGTTCCATCTACCATCAACGGATTCAACGATACGGAAATTGGAATATTGAATGGCTTTACCACGTTAACCACCGCTTTCATCATCGGAATCGGACCAATCGCAATTACTTCGTCATACTGATTTCCTTCCTCCAGCAATTTCTGAACGACATTGGTAACAAAACCTTTTGTTCCAAGGCTTCCATCGTCAGTTGCAACAAATACATTGTTTGCCAGTTTTGAGAATTCCTCTTGCAGAATTACAAATTCAGCACTGCGGCCTCCTAAAACCACATCAATATCGGCACCGTTTTCAGCATGCATTTTTATTTGCGGATATAACGGAGCGGCACCCACGCCACCACCGACTGCAAGTACTCTTTTCGGTTTATGATCCACACACGGCAAACCAAGCGGGCCGGCCACATCGCTAAGATAATCTCCTACATTTTTTTGCTGAAGCAACTGCGTTGAGTGCCCCACAACCTGATAAATCATTGTTACCGATTTCTCTTCGCGGTTATAATCGGCAATGGTAAGCGGGATGCGTTCTCCGCCTTCCTCCACAATGATTATTATGAATTGTCCGGGTTGACATTTTCTTGCCACGAAAGGCGCTTCTACAACGATCTCCTCAACGGCAGGATTCAGAATTCTTTTTCGTAATATTTTATGCATAACTTTTTATCAGTCAAGGTTGGCTGTCTGTTTTTGATTTGCGTGCAAAATTAAACGGAAGTTCAATCACAAATACAAACTTTTGTTATTCTTCGTCAGATTTAACGGTTTCAACAAAAAAGGAGCCCCATAAGGCTCCTTCAAATAAATTGTATGTGGTTGAATTTATTTCTTTTCTTTTAAATCCAGTTTCAGGTTTAATTCGTCCAATTGTGCTTCGGCTACTGCCGATGGAGAATCGATCATTACATCGCGGCCTGCATTGTTTTTTGGGAAAGCAATAACGTCGCGAATCGTATCAAGCCCGGCAAATAATGAAACCAGACGGTCGAAACCAAATGCGATTCCTGCATGTGGCGGTGCACCAAATTTAAAGGCATTCATCAGGAAGCCAAACTGTGCCTCGGCTTCTTCTTTGGTAAAACCAAGCAGGCTAAACATTTTTGATTGTAATTCAGCATCGAAAATACGCACTGAACCACCACCAATTTCAACACCGTTAATTACAAGGTCGTATGCATTGGCGCGCACTTTGCCCGGATCGGTTTCCATCAATTCAATATCCTCAGGTTTTGGTGAGGTGAACGGGTGGTGCATAGCGTGGAAACGCTTGCTTTCTTCGTCCCACTCCAACAACGGGAAGTCAACAACCCACAAAGGTTTAAACACATTTTTGTCGCGCAAACCAAGTTGTTTTCCCATCTCCAAACGCAACTCGCCAAGTGCATCCAACATGTGTTTTTTGTCGCCACTCATTACCAGAATCAGGTCGCCGGCTTCAGCACCGGTTTTTTCTGCCCAGGCTTTCAGATCGTCCTGCGAGTAGAATTTATCTACCGACGATTTGAATGAACCGTCTTCGTTACATTTCACATAAACCAATCCTTTGGCTCCAATTTGTGGACGTTTCACCCAGTTGGTCAATCCATCGAGTTGTTTGCGTGTGTAATCGGCACATCCTTTGGCGCAGATGGCGCCGATGTATTCCGCCGAATCGAACACCACAAAATCGTTTCCTTTTACGGTTTCGGTAATATCGTTGATCAGCATTTCGAAACGGGTATCAGGTTTGTCCGATCCGTATTTCTCCATGGCTTCAGAATAAGGCATCCATGGGAATTCATCCACTTCCACATTCAGTGTTTCTTTAAACATGTGGCGGGTTAATCCTTCAAACATTTCCAGCACATCTTTCTGCTCCACAAACGACATTTCACAGTCGATTTGTGTAAACTCCGGCTGACGGTCGGCACGCAGGTCTTCGTCGCGGAAACATTTTACGATCTGGTAATAGCGGTCGAAACCGGCAATCATCAAAAGTTGTTTAAATGTTTGCGGCGATTGTGGTAACGCATAAAACTGGCCTTCGTTCATTCGCGATGGTACAATAAAATCGCGTGCTCCTTCCGGAGTTGACTTGATAAGTACCGGCGTTTCAGTTTCAATAAAATCCTGTGCGTTCAGGTAATTACGAACGGCGTGTGCCATTTTCGAACGCAAGACCAGGTTTACACGTACTACATCGCGGCGCAAATCGAGGTAACGGTATTTCATCCGTAAATCGTCGCCACCATCGGTATCATCCTGAATGGTAAACGGCGGAAGTTCTGCCGGACTTAACACTTTTATTTCCGACAAAGCGATTTCCACTTCGCCGGTTGGAATATTTTTGTTTTTGCTCTGACGCTCGCGAACCGTTCCTTTTGCCTGGATCACAAATTCGCGTCCCAGCTGCTCAAGTGCTTCGGCAACTGCTTTATCGGTATTCTCGTCAACCACCAGCTGCGTAATGCCGTAGCGGTCGCGTAAGTCAACAAAAGTCATGGCTCCCAAGTCGCGGACGCGTTGCACCCAACCGGCCAGAGTTACTTCATTTCCTGCATTCTCAATTCGAAGTTCGCCACAAGTATGTGTTCTGTACATGATATCTTTCTTTTATTTAATGTCTGCAACAAAAGCCCAACTTCGGCGTTAAGCTTGCCCGAAAAATACTCGATTACATCAGTAAACTCCGTTTTTTCGGTCTTCGCAAGCCTTGAATTTGCGCTTTTCTTATCAGACACTTACGTTTTCTTGCAATATTATTCAGGGTGCGAAAATAGTGATATTTTGGCAATTATACCGGAAACATTTGGCAGCTTTTCAGGGAATTATGAAGTTAGAACATGTTATTGGAGAATCTTTGTGACAGAAAAGAAAAATTAACCACAAAGTTACTAGAAGAAGACACGAAGTACCACAAAGATTTAGTTACTTCGCAGTAATATTTCTTGATTATGATTGAACCGTTTAACGACGAATATTTTATGAAAAAAGCCTTTGCAGAAGCTGTTCAGGCTTTTGAAGAAGGCGAAATACCGGTGGGAGCCGTGGTAGTATCAAAAGGAAAGATAATTGCACGCGCCCACAACCTTACCGAAACTCTGAATGATGTTACCGCACATGCCGAAATGCAAGCCATTACTGCAGCAGCAAACTTGTTGGGCGGCAAATACCTGAACGACTGCACACTTTATGTTACTCTTGAACCGTGTGTAATGTGTGCCGGAGCACTGGGCTGGTCGCAAATTGGCAAAATCGTTTACGGCGCCTCCGATGAAAAACGTGGTTTTAAAAAGTTTGCAGCCAAAGCTCTTCATCCCAAAACAGAAATTGTTAGTGGTGTTTTTGAAACCGAGTGCGCTGAATTAATGCAGGAGTTTTTTCGCAAGAAAAGGAACTAAAACTTAGCTGGCAAAACTTTGAAAGCCTAATTTTTCCCCTCCAATAAAATTAAAAAAGGAAGTCGCTCTTATCTCAATATTTTTGCTAAGTTTGACTTTTTAATATTTTTAAAAACAGTTTTGACTATATTAGAATAATTTACTAAACCGAATAACCAAATGGCTGAATTAAAAAGATTGATCTCCCTCGACGCCTTTCGCGGATTTACAATTGCCGCAATGATCATGGTTAACAATCCGTCAACATGGTCACATATATATCCGCCACTGCAACATGCCAGCTGGAATGGGTTAACACCAACCGATCTCATATTTCCATTCTTCATTTTTATTGTTGGAGTATCAATTGCATTGGCATACACAAAACGCCTGAACGCCGGAGTTGCCAAAGGCCCGATGTACAAAAAAATAGTATTTCGCTCGATAAAAATATTTGCGGTTGGTATTTTACTTTGGTTGTTCCCCAACTTTAGTTTTGAACATGTACGAATTGCCGGAGTTCTACAGCGAATTGCCATTGTATTTTTAGCCTGTGCATTTTTATTTCTAAACTCGAAATGGAAAACGCAAGCTATTATTGCCGGAGCATTACTGGTACTTTACTGGCTGGTGATGATGTTTATTCCAACTCCCGGGCACGGAAAAGTGATGCTTGAACCGGGTGCCAACATTGCTGCCTGGATCGACAGCAAATTCCTGCCCGGTTATTTATGGCAGGAAACCTGGGATCCGGAGGGACTTTTAAGTACCTTCCCAGCTATTGCAACCGGAATTACCGGTATGCTTGCCGGTCATCTGGTGTTAAGCAAAATGCCGCAGGAACGAAAAGTGATCTACCTTTTCTCATTTTCGTTTTTTGCTTTTATAATCGGCTTTTTCTGGAATTATATTTTCCCGATTAATAAAAACATATGGACCAGTTCTTTTGTGTTGGTTACTTCGGGATTGGCGGGAATGGTTTTGGCAGTAAGTATCTTTTTTGTTGATATGCTTGGCCGTACACGTTTAACCAAACCCGGAATTATTTTTGGTTCGAACGCCATTGCGGTGTATGTATTATCAGATGTGTGGCGTTTACCTTTTTATACGTGGAAATTTGGAGGTAGCAGTTTGAACAACCACTGGATGAACCTGTTCGAGAATGCTGGTTGGAGTTTGGAAATGGGTAGCTTTTTGTACGCAGCCCTGTTTATTGGCTTCAATTTTATTCCGGCCTGGATACTTTATAAAAAGAAGATATTTATAAAACTTTAGAATGTCACACTGAGCGAAGATGAAGTGTGCGAGATACAGTCTTCGACTCTGCTCATACTGACTTCCCGGCTAACAACCGGGATTTTTTATTCTACAACCGAAAACCCAACCTGTTTCAGATCTTCATAAAAACCCGGGTACGACTTGGTAACTACTATCGGATCATCAATCCGCAACTTAAATCCGGCTAAAGCCATCGGCGCAAATGCCAGTGCCATACGATGATCATGATACGTATTTATGATGGGATTTTCCTCCTGCATTTCCTGATCCGTTTTACCATCCCAGGCCAGTTCTCCAAATTCCGGTTCAGTAATGGTAGCTCCAAACTTTGCCAGTTCGTTTTGCAAAGCTGCAATCCGGTCGGTCTCCTTAATCTTCAACGTTTTTAAACCTGAAAAGTGGAATGGAATATTTTTAGCAACACACAAACACGCCATGGTTTGGGCTACATCGGGATTTTCAATAAAGTCCAGCACCAACTTTTCCGGTTGTCTGTTTTTACTTTTTGCCAACAGAACTCCTTCAGCTTTTTGCGTTGAAGTCACACCAAACTGCTCGAACCATTTTGCAATATTGGCATCGCCCTGTAA comes from uncultured Draconibacterium sp. and encodes:
- a CDS encoding nucleoside deaminase, which produces MIEPFNDEYFMKKAFAEAVQAFEEGEIPVGAVVVSKGKIIARAHNLTETLNDVTAHAEMQAITAAANLLGGKYLNDCTLYVTLEPCVMCAGALGWSQIGKIVYGASDEKRGFKKFAAKALHPKTEIVSGVFETECAELMQEFFRKKRN
- a CDS encoding heparan-alpha-glucosaminide N-acetyltransferase domain-containing protein; this encodes MAELKRLISLDAFRGFTIAAMIMVNNPSTWSHIYPPLQHASWNGLTPTDLIFPFFIFIVGVSIALAYTKRLNAGVAKGPMYKKIVFRSIKIFAVGILLWLFPNFSFEHVRIAGVLQRIAIVFLACAFLFLNSKWKTQAIIAGALLVLYWLVMMFIPTPGHGKVMLEPGANIAAWIDSKFLPGYLWQETWDPEGLLSTFPAIATGITGMLAGHLVLSKMPQERKVIYLFSFSFFAFIIGFFWNYIFPINKNIWTSSFVLVTSGLAGMVLAVSIFFVDMLGRTRLTKPGIIFGSNAIAVYVLSDVWRLPFYTWKFGGSSLNNHWMNLFENAGWSLEMGSFLYAALFIGFNFIPAWILYKKKIFIKL
- a CDS encoding helix-turn-helix domain-containing protein; this translates as METGILIKDLRIKKGMTQEELADKTEVSTRTIQRIENGQVDPRAYTLQMIAKALDVDYSVFTANETSESDETEKQDNTWLGFLHLSGILPLVFPTVLMWQAKKDKTKAMKNHYRSVISFQVMICGILVGCLWVFWKTNLLTPLIGVLFANALLSITNTVKVMNGDKYITTPFSKSE
- a CDS encoding NHL repeat-containing protein, encoding MKALLFLSLILCLGACTQQTKPVLTTVAGVSDTTLLVEPFGMCTDGNGNFFIADVGNHCISRVTSDGEVNLYAGTEKPGAADGQLKSAEFNSPSGVCFDKNGNLYVAGFGGQNVRKITHGGEVTTIAGTGEEGYQDGPAGEALFSSPRGVCIDSKGNIFVADCWNHRIRKISPDGMVTTFAGGGNRGELVVNDWKDGADTTARFDSPCGLAIDGNDNIFVADANNNSIRKITPEGMVTTLTGTNHRKGLVDGTREEAILNVPTELFAASDGTIYFSDTYNHCIRKITPDGQVITLAGTGEEGFTEQEPLESLLSNPRGICVYNGYLYFVEMGNHTLRKLKL
- a CDS encoding GNAT family N-acetyltransferase — its product is MIQIREAQPEDAGIILECIKGLALHVDQVDMVTATEQDIRDSVFAPDTHVKVFVAENEDKKVCGFTLIFKSFSTFKAATNYHIEDLFVFPEYRKLGIGAMLMKHLKTFAKSEGAKVIDWYVNNRNLSAMDFYDRIGAKKLDYKTIYYLEV
- the aspS gene encoding aspartate--tRNA ligase, which produces MYRTHTCGELRIENAGNEVTLAGWVQRVRDLGAMTFVDLRDRYGITQLVVDENTDKAVAEALEQLGREFVIQAKGTVRERQSKNKNIPTGEVEIALSEIKVLSPAELPPFTIQDDTDGGDDLRMKYRYLDLRRDVVRVNLVLRSKMAHAVRNYLNAQDFIETETPVLIKSTPEGARDFIVPSRMNEGQFYALPQSPQTFKQLLMIAGFDRYYQIVKCFRDEDLRADRQPEFTQIDCEMSFVEQKDVLEMFEGLTRHMFKETLNVEVDEFPWMPYSEAMEKYGSDKPDTRFEMLINDITETVKGNDFVVFDSAEYIGAICAKGCADYTRKQLDGLTNWVKRPQIGAKGLVYVKCNEDGSFKSSVDKFYSQDDLKAWAEKTGAEAGDLILVMSGDKKHMLDALGELRLEMGKQLGLRDKNVFKPLWVVDFPLLEWDEESKRFHAMHHPFTSPKPEDIELMETDPGKVRANAYDLVINGVEIGGGSVRIFDAELQSKMFSLLGFTKEEAEAQFGFLMNAFKFGAPPHAGIAFGFDRLVSLFAGLDTIRDVIAFPKNNAGRDVMIDSPSAVAEAQLDELNLKLDLKEKK
- a CDS encoding cold shock domain-containing protein — encoded protein: MNKGTVKFFNDTKGFGFIKDAESTKEYFVHVSGCKDEIQENDEVTFDLEEGRKGLNAVNVKLV
- the gltA gene encoding NADPH-dependent glutamate synthase; this translates as MHKILRKRILNPAVEEIVVEAPFVARKCQPGQFIIIIVEEGGERIPLTIADYNREEKSVTMIYQVVGHSTQLLQQKNVGDYLSDVAGPLGLPCVDHKPKRVLAVGGGVGAAPLYPQIKMHAENGADIDVVLGGRSAEFVILQEEFSKLANNVFVATDDGSLGTKGFVTNVVQKLLEEGNQYDEVIAIGPIPMMKAVVNVVKPFNIPISVSLNPLMVDGTGMCGGCRVTIAGKTKFACVDGPDFNGYEVDFDEITSRQGMYKEQEKGHNCRIGLSGENNKAAKSAAPIAPQMKGKVNMQPAKTPMQELDPIERSKSFGEVAMGYTEEEAINEAKRCIQCKRPSCVSGCPVNVNIPEFIGHIAQGDFQEAYKSIKSYNSLPAVCGRVCPQENQCEAICVRSKKDEPVAIGRLERFIADYARDHKFGEELPEHNSGRKVAVIGAGPAGIACAGELAKKGHEVVVFEALHTPGGVLMYGIPEFRLPKQIVREEIDSIKKMGVKIEKNVIVGKSLTVEDLNEDGFEAIFISTGAGLPRFLNVEGENLNGVYSANEFLTRVNLMESFKRETPSPVQKGDKVAVVGGGNVAMDACRTALRLGAEEVYIIYRRGEDELPARAEEIEHAKEEGIQFKLLANPVKIHDNGSGWVSAIENQQMELGEPDASGRRRPVPVEGETFMLDVNKVVIAVGQSPNPLITQSTKGLDLHSWGGIIVDEQTMKTSLGNVYAGGDVVTGAATVILAMGAGKTAAQAIDVQLN